The DNA sequence AATGCCGCCTTTCTTGACAGCCTTGGTTGGGCGTATTTCAAGTTGGATAAACTGGAAGAGGCTGAGCGTTACCTTACCGAGGCTGCGCAATTCGGAGCGTCGTCCGTGATTCTCGATCATCTTGGCGATGCGTTTTCGAAACGCGGAAAGACGGTTCAGGCTCGCGATGCGTGGCAAAATGCATTGATGCTCCCGCTAAACAAGGACCTTGCCGTCAGGATCAGGGAGAAGTTGAACGCGGCAGCCAATAAGTGAGACGCGGTGTGACGCCGCTGTCAGGATGGAAGATTTTTGATTCTCTCAATGATATCTGTTGTCGATGAGCCTTCAACGTAGGGCAGCGACAAAACCGTGCCACCGGCCGCCGCAACCTCTTCGCGTCCGACGATCTCATCGAGCGGCCAGTCCCCGCCTTTGACCAGCACATCAGGCAACAGATCAGCGATTAACTTATGCGGCGTCGGTTCGTCAAAGATGATCACGTAGTCGACTGCTTCAAGAGCGGCGATTACTTCAGCGCGTTCAGCTTCTTTCATGATCGGGCGGCCTTGCCCCTTCAGGATACCAACCGAGCGATCGCTATTCAGCGCAACGACCAGCGCATCGCCCAGCGAACGCGCTTCTCTCAAGTAAGCCACGTGCCCAGAGTGAAGCAGATCGAAGCAACCGTTGGTGAACACCAGTCGCTTGCCTTCGCTTCTAAGGCGCTGGCGTTCTCGGATCAACGCGGCGTGGTCCAGGATCTTCGTCATCGCGTCGATTGAATCACGTTAAGGCGCAGCGGGCAACATTCCGACTAGTAGACTGGTACTGGTTGCGACGATTTCTCAACAACCTCTGGAACAACACCGGCTTCGTGTGGCGGCTCGCCCGAATTATGATATTGCTTGTCGCTGGGTTGATAACCTTAATCATGGCGTTCGAAGACAGGCTCATCTACTTTCCGACCAAATATCCAGACGGCTTCTGGGAGGTCGAGAGTTTCCGCTCGCGCGAAAGACAAGTCGTCCCGAAGATTGAAGACTGTTTCTTCGAGACATCGGATGGTGTGCGGCTTCACGGCTGGTACTGCACGCCGCACCCGAACGCAGCCGGTTCGCTCGTTCCGGTTGAGTCAAAGATGGTCCTGCTGTGGTTTCACGGCAACGCCGGCAACCTCAGCTACCGCTACGAAATGATTCGCGCGATGATGGAGTTGCCGGTCCAGGTGTTCATCATTGATTACCGCGGCTACGGCAAGAGCGAGGGCAAACCAACCGAGCAGGGTTTGTATTTGGATGCTCGCGCGGCGTGGGACTATCTCATCAACGAACGCCGAGTCGCGCCCGAGCAAGTAATCATCTTCGGCAAATCGCTTGGCGGCGCTCCGGCAATTGACCTTGCGAGTCAGGTCGAACCTGCCGGTTTGATCGTGCAATCGAGCTTCACAAGCGCGGGCGATGTGGCCGCCGCAGTGATGCCCTTTTTGCCGCGAGTCTTGTTGCACACCAAGATGGATTCGCTCAGCAAGATCGATCGAGTCCGATGCCGGAAGCTTTTCATCCACAGCCGAGCAGACGAAGTTATTCCCTACGAGCTTGGCCGCCGGCTGTATGAAGCGGCGCCCGAGCCAAAAGAGTTTTACGAAGTGATGGGCGCGCCACATAACTCGACTTACATCGTCGGGGGCAAGCCATACTTCGAAGCGCTGCGCGGCTTCATCGAGTCCTGTGCGCCGCCCAGTACGAGCCCTCGGCGATAGCGCGCGAGTTCAAGAAGCGGCAGAATAAAGCAGCGATCACAACAGAGCGTTTAGCGTATGATAATCAGGGCGGATTGTAACAAATTGCTTGACAGTCTCGGTCCCTTCGGTTTACTCATGCAGAGGAACATTGCGAGGGAAAGATGAGTGATGATCAGCATGAAATGATAACGCAGCCAATGGTCGAGGCGCTCATTGCGAGATTACAGAGCCTTGAGACCAGACTCGAAAGCAAGCTGGTGCAGACTGCGGGTGCCACCGAGCAGGCAATCGCGAGTATGCGTGCCGAGATGAACGAGAACTTTTCGCGCGTGAGAGATGAGATCGCAATCCTGAATGAAGATACTCTGAAGACGCGCGCCGGCCAGCGTGAGCTTTTGCGGCGCATCGAGAAATTGGAATCCAAGGCTTCGTGATCCGCTGCTTGTAAATCAACCGCATTCCGTCGGCTCCCCTTCGGACATTCCGGCTCGCCTACCTGCTATCAAACAACACCGCGCGTTGACACTCTTCAAAACCGGTTCCTATAATCGAGACTTATCTTGAGCGACCTGCAGCACGCTGATCACACCGGAGACCTTGATGGAGGACGAACAACAGCCGGCAAGCGATGAGAATGATCAACTCGAAGAACGGCGGCGTGCGCTTGGTCAGATCATAGAACTGGGCTTCGATCCTTATCCGCACAGATTCCACCGCACCCACTCCATAAGCCAGATAGTCGAGCAGTTCGCCGACAAGACCGGGGAACAACTTGAGGCAGAGCGCCCGCACACGCGAGCGGCCGGTCGTATTCACGCTATTAACAGGATGGGCAAGGCCGCGTTCATTCGGTTCTCCGACGGCGCTGAGCTGCTTCAAGCCTACATCAAGTCCAACGAGGTCGATGAACGCACCTGGGCGCTGTTCAAGCTGCTTGATCTTGGCGATTTTATCGGGACCGAGGGCCGGCTGTTTCGCACTCGAACCGGCGAGCTGTCGATCCACGCGGAATCCCTCACCTTCCTGGCAAAAGCTCTCGTTCCTCCCCCTGACAAGTACTATGGCTTGCACGACATCGAGTTGCGCTATCGCCAACGCTACGCCGATCTGATCGCCAACCGCGAAGTCCGCCGTGTGTTCGAAACGCGTTCTCAAATCATCCGGTTGATACGCAGGTACTTCGACGAGCGTGGCTATATGGAAGTCGAAACGCCGATGCTGACGCCGCTCCCTACCGGCGCGGCGGCGCGGCCGTTCGCGACTCATCACAACGCTCTGGACATCGATCTCTATGCGCGAATCGCCCCGGAGCTTTACTTGAAACGGCTGATCGTCGGCGGCTTCGAGAAGGTGTACGAGATAAATCGCAACTTCCGAAACGAAGGAATCGACCGCTCGCATAACCCAGAGTTCACGATGCTGGAATGGTACGAAGCGTATTCTGAGTACGAGGACCTTCTCAAGCTGACCGAGGATTTGATCTCGTCATTAGTCGAGCAAGTATGCGGCACAGCGGTCATCGAATACGGCGAGCTCAGAATTGACTTCACACATCCCTGGAAGCGGCTGACCATGCGCGAAGCCGTGATTCACTACTGGGCGGACACGCAAGAGCGGCCAACCTTTGAAGATCTATCGACAAGCGAAGGCATTCTGCGATGGGCAGAGCGAGACGAAAATCTCAGGTCTCAGATCCCACATCTCAGATCGCTTGACTACGGCCATCTGCTGGGCGAGATGTTCGAGCACGTTGCCGAAGCGAAGCTGATCAGCCCGACGTTCATAACCGAGTTTCCGACGGAGCTTTCGCCGTTGTCGAAGCAGAATCAGGATGACCCCCGGTTCGTGGACCGCTTCGAGCTGTTCATCGCCGGGATGGAAATTGCCAATGCGTTCTGCGAGATCAATGATCCCGTCGATCAGCGGCAACGGTTCGAGGCTCAGATGAAACTCCGCGAGCGCGGCGACGAAGAAGCGATGGTGATCGACGAAGACTACATACGAGCGTTGTCTTACGGTATGCCGCCTACGGCGGGCGAAGGCATAGGCATCGACCGGCTGGTGATGGTGCTGACCAATCAGAAGTCGATTCGCGACGTGATTTTGTTTCCGCACATGAGGCCCGAAAAACCAGAAGGCAGTAGGCAGTAGGCAGAAGGCAGTCGCCGCTGCCTTCTGCCTTCTGCCTTCCGCCTTCTGCCCCTTATGCCTTACGAACTCTTCATCGCATTACGTTACCTGCGCGCCAAGCGAAAGCAGGTGATGATTTCGGTCATCACCGTCATCGCCATCGCTGCGGTGGCAATGGGCGTAGCCTCCCTGATCGTCGTGCTCGCGATGATGACCGGCTTCCGGCAGGAGTTCCAGGCGAAGATTCTGTCGGGCACGGCTCACCTCAATCTCAGCCACAAAGAGCGCCAGCCGATTGAGAACTATCGCGAACTGGTGCGACGCCTGAGCTCTCTTCCTCACATTCGTTCAGCTTCGGCAACCCTCTATCAACGAGTGCTCGTCCAGGGGCAAAAAGACACCGAAGGCGCGGTCCTCAAAGGCGTCGACATGAACGCGCCGCCCAACGCCAACGAGGTTTTCCAATTCACCGTTGACGGCAATCCGCAGTCGCTAGCCGAACCTGAGACCGATCCGGAGACGGGCGCGAAGATCGACCGAATAATCCTCGGGCGCGACCTCGCACAAACAGTCGGACTCAAGGTTGGCGACATCGCGACGATCATCTCTCCTCAAGGTCATCTGACGCCGGTCGGTCTCGCGCCGCGCTATCGCGACTTCAGTGTCGCGGGCATTTTCGCTTCGGGTCTCAGCGACTATGACGCGACCTGGGCTTACATCTCGCTTGAAGCCGCCCAGCGGCTTTCAGGCGCGGAGGACGTGGCCGAGATTATCCAGATGAAAGTTGACGACGTCGACGCGGTCAAGCGAATAGGCGCCGAAGTGCTCGCCGCGGTCGGCGATGACTACGAAGTGCAGGACTGGCAGCAACTGAATGCGCCGATCTACAGCGCGCTCAGCTATGAAAAGTATCTGACCGGAGTCGCGTTGCTGATCGTGATTGGAATCGCCGCGCTCAACATAATCACAGTGTTGATAATGATCGTTCTGGAAAAGCACAAGGACATAGCGGTGCTCAAAACGATGGGCGCGACCAATCGCAGCGTGATGTATCTCTTCATGGCTCAAGGGGTGTTGATAGGAATAGTGGGTATCGTCATCGGCGTTGTGGCCGGCACGGGCTTTTGTTATTTCGCGAACAACCACCGGTGGATCAAGCTGCCGGCCGGCGCGTACGCGCTAGACTATCTCCCATTCCACGCGACGTGGATTGATGTTGTCGTGGTTGCGGCGGTCACAATCGCGATCAGCTTCTTATCGACCATCTTTCCATCGCTGAGCGCGGCGCGGCTCAACCCGGTTGAAGCGCTGAGATACGAATGATCGAGGATCGAGGGTCGAGGATCGACGATGGAGAATAGAGAATTGACCAATTCCAGAGCGCGCGCGCCAAGCGTCAATCTTCGATCATCGATCCTCGATCCTCGATCCGTTTTGGTCCGCGCCGAAGGTCTTACGAAGGCTTACGAATCGGGCCGAAGCCGAGTCGTGGTCTTTCAGGACTTGAGCCTTGAGATCGCCGAAGGCGAGATGGTGGCGGTCGTCGGACCATCGGGCGCTGGAAAATCAACTCTATTGCACCTATTAGGTGGTTTAGACCGTCCGACAGCGGGAACGGTAAAAGTCGGCGAGTTTGACATTTTCAAACTCGGTGATGTAGACTTGGCGCGTTTTCGGAACGGGGAGATTGGTTTCATCTTCCAATTTCATCACCTGCTGCCCGAGTTCACCGCCGTTGAAAACACGATGATGCCGCTGCTCATAGGGCGAAGCTCACGTCGAGCGGCAATAGATCGTGCTCAGTCGATGCTGAACAGCGTCGGACTTGCGGACCGTGTTGCGCACAGGCCCGGAGAGTTGTCCGGCGGTGAGCAAGCCAGGGTCGCGCTGGCAAGAGCACTCGTAACCCGGCCGCGATTGCTGCTGGCAGACGAGCCGACGGGTGACCTCGACAGCAAGACAAGTGAAAGCATTCATAGCCTGCTCAAGGAGGTTCACAGATCGCAGAAGCTGACCTCGGTAATCGTCACTCACAACGAGCGTCTCGCTTCCATATGCGACCGAGTTCTTCACCTTGAGGATGGCCGCCTTCAATAGCAGTGAGGACCGAGAACTGTAAGAAAAGGAAATTGGAAATTGGAAATTGAAAATTGGAAATTCATCCGGATCTCGAGGCGTTTCATTTTGAGATTTGCAATTTTCCATTTCCCTTCCGACTCAATCCCCGGTTACTCAACTTAGCGGAACCGAGTATGTTCGAACGTTACACCGAAAAGGCTCGCCGCGTAATATTCTTTGCACGATATGAAGCAAGTCAGTTTGGCGCCCAGGCCATCGAGGCTGAGCACGTTCTGCTCGGCTTGCTTCGCGAGGACAAGCAGCTAACCCAAAAGTTCTTTCGCAGTCCACATTCGACAGTCGAGTCAATCCGCCGACAGATCGAATCCCGCACCCCGCTTCGCGACAAGGTGTCCGCCTCCATAGACCTGCCGCTGTCCACCAGCGCCAAGCGAGTGCTGAGTTACGCCGCCGACGAAAGCGAGCGGCTCGGGCACCGGCACATCGGAACCGAGCACTTGTTGCTGGGCATTTTGCGCGAAGACAAATCTTCTGCAGCCGAGATACTCTACGAGCGCGGCCTCAGACTCAATCAGATTCGCGAAGACCTCAACCGCGCGCAGCACAACGAGCGCGCGCTGGCTCAAAAGAAAGACGCGCCCCACCTGGCCGAGTTCAGCCGCGACCTGACCGAAGCGGCACACAACGATCAGCTCGATCCGTTGATCGGACGCGAAGGCGAAACCGAGCGCGTGATACAGATTCTCTGCCGCCGCACCAAGAACAACCCCGTGCTGATAGGCGAGCCTGGTGTGGGGAAGACCGCAATCGTCGAAGGGCTCGCGCAAAGAATAGTCTCGGGCGACGTGCCGCCGTTCCTACGCGACAAACGTATCCTCGCGCTTGACCTTTCATTGGTGGTTGCCGGCACCAAGTATCGCGGCCAGTTTGAGGAGCGCCTCAAGACGATCATGCGCGAGTTGATCGAGAATCCGCACTACATCATCTTCATTGACGAGCTGCACACGCTGGTCGGCGCGGGATCGGCTGAAGGGTCGCTCGACGCGGCCAACATTCTGAAGCCGGCACTTTCACGCGGCGAGATCCAATGCATCGGCGCGACAACGCCAGCAGAGTTTCGCAAGACGATTGAGAAGGACCGCTCGCTTGAACGGCGATTCCAGTCGGTCAAGGTTCCGCCGCCCACCGAACCCGAAACGGTCAAGATACTGGAAGGCGTCAAGGACCGCTACGAAACTTTCCATCAAGTGCGCTACACGGAAGACGCCATCGAGACTGCGGTCTACGGGTCGCAGCGGTACATTCCCGATCGATTCCTTCCCGACAAGGCGATAGACATCGTCGACGAAGCCGGCGCGCGAGTTAAGCTGCGCGAGGCCAATTTGCCGGCCGAAATACTCGATTGCCAGCGCAAGCTGCGCCGTCACACCGCCGCCTTCGAACGCGCTACCGCAGAACGCGACTTCGAGCGGGCGAAGATCTTCAAGCAGAAAGAGCAGGAAGAACTGGACCGGCTCGCCACGCTTCGCGAGTCTCACAATCTTGTAGCCGAGCACTTCCCGGTCGTCACTCGGGATGATATCGAAGAGGTGATCTCCCGCTGGACGGGTATACCTATCACCACGCTTAAAGAGGAAGAATCGGCGAAACTGCTGCGCATCGAACTCGAGCTGCACAAACGCATCATCAGCCAGGGCCGCGCAATTTCGGCGCTCTCGCGCGCCATTCGCCGCAGCCGGGCGGGGCTGAAGAACCCGAATCGACCCGTGGGCTCGTTCCTCTTTCTCGGACCGACCGGCGTCGGCAAGACCGAAGTCGCCCGATCGCTTGCGGAATTCCTGTTCGGTTCCGAGCGCGCCTTACTCCGGTTCGATATGTCCGAGTACATGGAGAAGCACGCCGTTTCGAAGCTGATTGGCAGCCCGCCGGGTTACGTCGGCCACGAGGAAGGCGGGCAGTTGACTGAAAAGATCAAGCGCAATCCCTATTCGGTATTGCTGCTCGATGAGATCGAAAAGGCGCATCCGGATCTTTTCAATATCCTGCTGCAGGTGCTTGAAGACGGAACGCTGACAGACTCCCTCGGAAACACAATCGACTTCAAGAACACGATCCTCATCATGACCTCGAACATCGGCGCGCGGTTCATCCAGAAACGCGGGCATATGGGCTTCCAGGCGTCAGCGCGAACACAGCAGGCGACCGTCGAAGAAGGCGTGATGCAAGCCGTAAAGCAGACGTTCAACCCGGAGTTCGTCAATCGCCTGGACGAGATCATCGTGTTCGAGCCGCTCACCGACGCCGACCTGTTCGAGATAGTCGGTCTGCTGGTCGCGCTTCTCAATCGCACGCTTATTCGCAGAAAGCTTCAAGTGCAAATGACTGAAGACGCGAAGCGCTGGGTGGTGGAACAAACTTGCGCGGACCGCACCTACGGCGCGCGTCCGTTGCGCCGTGCGTTGCAGAAGTACGTTGAAGACCCGCTTTCAGATGCGCTGATTGGCGGCAGCTTCAGCGAGGCATCCGTCGTCGAGGTATACCTGGAAGGCGATTCGCTAGGGTATCGCGCCGTTGAGCTTGAAGAGTTGGGCGACGAACTTCTGGTGCAATGAACCGTCCATTCCCATCAGCGCTCGCGAGTCACCTTTAGGTCTCAACTGTCGAGTTGAATACCAAATGCTGCTCGAGAATGCTGGTGAACGTGAGGTAATCATCGGATCCGAATCTCTTTCTGCGATTGTTGCCGCGAGTGATGACGTGGTATAGCCTCGAATTCCTGATTACACCTTATCGTTCGGCTGCGCGCTTGAGAAGTTCCAATATTTCGATTTCCTTCTTTTTCTTCGCCAATGAAAATGCACTGGCTCCATCGGTGGCTTTGATGGAGGCGTCAGCACCACTGCGCAACAAGAGCCTCACGGTCTCTACCTGACCATCGCGGGCTGCGAGCATTAAGGACCGTATATCCTGCATTGTTACGAACGTTGACATCTGCACCCCTATCTAATAACAACTGCACTGTGCTTGGATAATCTATGGCCGTCATTAGCGCAGTCCAGCCGTCCTCATCCCTCGCTTCTAACCTCGCTCCATGGTCTAACAACATTTCAACTATGTTCGAGCGTCCTTGAAGCGCAGCATACCTTAGCGGCGTACAACCGTCATTACTCTTGGCGTTTATGTCTGCACCTTTATCAAGTAAGACCTGAACAACTTCAGGACCAGCATGGAAAGCAGCATCCATCAATGCGGTTCCACCAGTGTCATCCTGTTCCTCTACATCCGTTCCATGATCGAGCAATGATTTGATTACGTCTAATTGGTCTCTTACGGCGGCCCTTTGGAGCAACGTAATTCCTTTTGGCCCCTTATTCCGAATATTGGCTCCGAGATTTATGCACGACAAGGCCTTCTTAATCTCACCTGCTTCTATAGCACTCACCAACTCTCGCGTAATTTCATCGTCGCTCTGCTCCGCAATGGCGTCACGCTCCGTGTAGACTGGAACGGTTCCTACTTTATCTGGATATGGGCTGTACGTTAAATCTACTTTGTGTTCGGACCGAATGAAATAAGCGCGATAATAGCCGGTTTTGGAGGGAAACACTTTCTCCGTAAACTGCTTGAGCGCTTCCTTACCGGCAGGGGTACCATCGTCAAATAAGCACACAGGAGCTTTGTAGACATTGATTGCCCGTTGGAGCATTTCTTTATCACTATATATGGTTATTGAAAGAGATTGCGGCTTTTTATACACAACCGCCATGGCATTGCATATATCCTTCAGGGTATCTGGTCTGAAATCCCTTTCTTCCAGATAAACGAATATATGCCGACTTTCTATATACGAGGACCTGGTCGTTGAATTCAAAGCTACCGAATAGTGATGGCCAGAGAGCCTCTCTAATCGCCATTCTCCCGATGCTGGATTAGAGCTATCGGTTCGTTGGTTAGACTCCATTCCCTTTTGGGAGTAAGCGAATTCCGACACGGCTAAAGCTAATGAAATCGCAACGACTGAAATCAATTTCATATTGACAGGTATGAATATACTTTGCGGGGATGGTTTGTTCAACCAACGACTTTCCATCACTTCAGGCACTGCGTCGTGCATAACCACCCTGACGACTTGATTAGCACAGAAGGCACGCCCCACTAAACAACAGGAGATCACTATCTACGCGTCTGCTGTCGCGAGCCGGGCAGCATCTTCCAGGACTTAATGATTCGATTCAGCACCGGCCGGTCGCTCTCGTATCGGTTGGCAGGGCTGTAAAGTTCAAGCTCGTAAATGAAACGCTTGTCAGGACTGAGCGCCATTATGGACGACAGTACGTATCGGTGGGCCGATCCTGGACAAGTGTAGCTAACCACGAGGAGCACGGCATCCAGCGGCCCCAGATGCGCGTCGGTGATAGTTTCCGATTCGATCTTCTTTCCTTCTTGCCGCAACCACTCCGCCATTTGGATCGCAGCTTGGCGCGGTGTATCGTATTCAAGACTATTGTGCTCTCCCCTTACAAAGATATAGCTTTGTGCCGACTCGCCGAGGGCGAGCCCGAACCCCTCGTGATTGGCCTGATCTCGACCGTCGTAAGCGGTAACTCCCCTGGGAATGAAAACAGAGTATTCGTACGCCCGATTGACATACCGCCCACGGTATTCATATCGTGGCGCTCCTTCCAATAGCCTTTGAACGCGGAGTCGTCGCAGGCACCGGCTCGATTGGCAGCGGACGACAGGAGAAGACCAATAACGATACTGATGACTAACATAGAATCCTCATTGGTGAATGCCACAGGCCGCCATGAACTTGAGCATGGAATTATAGACAGCCCTGAACTTCTCCTCATACCCGGGGGTCCGCGCTGTTATAGGGATTGCCTTGGGCGGGATGTTGCAGCCCGTTAATAAAGGCATCAAGGGTCTGAGTACCTCGAACACGATCACCAAACCTTTCTTCCCAATACTGAATTGCCGCGTCTAGCGATGGGTATTCAACGTTTCCTGCTGCGTGACCGCGCCTGTTTCCGCTTAGGGACTTATCCGAAACAGACCTTCCCTTGCTATCGCCCAACCGTTCCCTTTATCCAGAAAACACATGTCTTCGAACCGGACATTCATATCTACTTTTCGCCAGCTTGTTCCGCCGTCGATGGTCTCTTGGAGAGATCCGTCCGCGCCCAATCCCCAACCGTGCATTGAATCGATAAAATGAATCTTCGCAAAGAAGGTCTGCCAATTCGCACTGGGCCAAATACTTTTCGGGTCAAGCAGATCGCACCAGGTTCGTCCCCCGTCGGTGCTCTTAGCAATGTACCCATTCCTGAAGCTTAACCAGCCCTGAGACGCGTCCAGGAAGTAGATCGCTGCCGGTGCGTGGACAACCCCACTTTCTGTATTTCCTTCAGTAGTTTCCAGAAGCATTCGATTAGCACACTTACTCGTCGAATAATCAACGAGTCTCCAACGGTTGCTGCCGCTTTCTAGGTAAAAGAATTCTCCGTCGCTACATGCCCATCCATGATCCGCGTCTAGAAAACACAAGTGCAGGAGCCTGCCCTCGGAGCTTGGAAGCGATTGTCGGCTCCATGTGGCACCCCCGTTTTCAGTATGAAAGAGAGCCGGATAGAGGACCTCCTTACCATCACTGGACACCAACTGGCTTGGAGCACCGGCATCCTTCGGTGAAACCGGACGATACTGTTCTCCGGCGGCCCAGCCACGTTCTCCATCCTTGAGGAAGTGAATTGAATGAAGAACTACATCAGGATCGCTCAACCTTGTCCAGGTATTGCCACTATCCACAGTTTTGTAGATTCTCCTCGCCAACATCCAGCCGGTTTGTGAATTGATGAACTCGACACTGTCGATAGAATCTAGAATACCCCACGAACCTTCACCGGAAAATGCAAGCTCCCAATTCTTACCCCCGTCAGTTGTTCGCCACAGGTTCTTGCCATTTGCAAGCCAGCCGTCGTGGTCGCTAACGAATTGCAACTTAAACCAGCCCTCTCTGGTTGGGACATTTCCAATTCTCAGGACCTTCGATACATTTTCAGATGGCTTCGAGTCGGTCGCGCGGAAAGTACAACCCACCCCAGCCTCCACTGCAAGACAGATGCAAAATACAGTAGTGATCCTAATCAATTTGTCGGCTAACACTAGGCCCCCGTATTGAATGGAGTTTCAAAAGAAATCTGTGTCGCCAAAGCGTGTGGCACCATCTTGGGCGCGAACAAATCTGTGACGGCCACGACCTTGGACTACACCCCGCCAGTTCAGCGCATTGGGATCCGTTGGCCCGTTTTGTGCGACGAAGTTGGCTGCTTGAACTGCCCTGCGTAACCTTTCGCATAGAGGACTGCCATTGACGCCAAACTGGCCTTCATCCAGCATATCTCTGCCCGCCTTGTAACCACCAAATCCACCGCTAGAGCCCACGTCCTTCCATGTGCTGCCACCAAATCCTCCCACCCTCGCCC is a window from the Acidobacteriota bacterium genome containing:
- the rfaE2 gene encoding D-glycero-beta-D-manno-heptose 1-phosphate adenylyltransferase, with product MTKILDHAALIRERQRLRSEGKRLVFTNGCFDLLHSGHVAYLREARSLGDALVVALNSDRSVGILKGQGRPIMKEAERAEVIAALEAVDYVIIFDEPTPHKLIADLLPDVLVKGGDWPLDEIVGREEVAAAGGTVLSLPYVEGSSTTDIIERIKNLPS
- a CDS encoding alpha/beta hydrolase produces the protein MRRFLNNLWNNTGFVWRLARIMILLVAGLITLIMAFEDRLIYFPTKYPDGFWEVESFRSRERQVVPKIEDCFFETSDGVRLHGWYCTPHPNAAGSLVPVESKMVLLWFHGNAGNLSYRYEMIRAMMELPVQVFIIDYRGYGKSEGKPTEQGLYLDARAAWDYLINERRVAPEQVIIFGKSLGGAPAIDLASQVEPAGLIVQSSFTSAGDVAAAVMPFLPRVLLHTKMDSLSKIDRVRCRKLFIHSRADEVIPYELGRRLYEAAPEPKEFYEVMGAPHNSTYIVGGKPYFEALRGFIESCAPPSTSPRR
- the lysS gene encoding lysine--tRNA ligase: MEDEQQPASDENDQLEERRRALGQIIELGFDPYPHRFHRTHSISQIVEQFADKTGEQLEAERPHTRAAGRIHAINRMGKAAFIRFSDGAELLQAYIKSNEVDERTWALFKLLDLGDFIGTEGRLFRTRTGELSIHAESLTFLAKALVPPPDKYYGLHDIELRYRQRYADLIANREVRRVFETRSQIIRLIRRYFDERGYMEVETPMLTPLPTGAAARPFATHHNALDIDLYARIAPELYLKRLIVGGFEKVYEINRNFRNEGIDRSHNPEFTMLEWYEAYSEYEDLLKLTEDLISSLVEQVCGTAVIEYGELRIDFTHPWKRLTMREAVIHYWADTQERPTFEDLSTSEGILRWAERDENLRSQIPHLRSLDYGHLLGEMFEHVAEAKLISPTFITEFPTELSPLSKQNQDDPRFVDRFELFIAGMEIANAFCEINDPVDQRQRFEAQMKLRERGDEEAMVIDEDYIRALSYGMPPTAGEGIGIDRLVMVLTNQKSIRDVILFPHMRPEKPEGSRQ
- a CDS encoding FtsX-like permease family protein, producing the protein MPYELFIALRYLRAKRKQVMISVITVIAIAAVAMGVASLIVVLAMMTGFRQEFQAKILSGTAHLNLSHKERQPIENYRELVRRLSSLPHIRSASATLYQRVLVQGQKDTEGAVLKGVDMNAPPNANEVFQFTVDGNPQSLAEPETDPETGAKIDRIILGRDLAQTVGLKVGDIATIISPQGHLTPVGLAPRYRDFSVAGIFASGLSDYDATWAYISLEAAQRLSGAEDVAEIIQMKVDDVDAVKRIGAEVLAAVGDDYEVQDWQQLNAPIYSALSYEKYLTGVALLIVIGIAALNIITVLIMIVLEKHKDIAVLKTMGATNRSVMYLFMAQGVLIGIVGIVIGVVAGTGFCYFANNHRWIKLPAGAYALDYLPFHATWIDVVVVAAVTIAISFLSTIFPSLSAARLNPVEALRYE
- a CDS encoding ABC transporter ATP-binding protein: MENRELTNSRARAPSVNLRSSILDPRSVLVRAEGLTKAYESGRSRVVVFQDLSLEIAEGEMVAVVGPSGAGKSTLLHLLGGLDRPTAGTVKVGEFDIFKLGDVDLARFRNGEIGFIFQFHHLLPEFTAVENTMMPLLIGRSSRRAAIDRAQSMLNSVGLADRVAHRPGELSGGEQARVALARALVTRPRLLLADEPTGDLDSKTSESIHSLLKEVHRSQKLTSVIVTHNERLASICDRVLHLEDGRLQ
- a CDS encoding ATP-dependent Clp protease ATP-binding subunit — translated: MFERYTEKARRVIFFARYEASQFGAQAIEAEHVLLGLLREDKQLTQKFFRSPHSTVESIRRQIESRTPLRDKVSASIDLPLSTSAKRVLSYAADESERLGHRHIGTEHLLLGILREDKSSAAEILYERGLRLNQIREDLNRAQHNERALAQKKDAPHLAEFSRDLTEAAHNDQLDPLIGREGETERVIQILCRRTKNNPVLIGEPGVGKTAIVEGLAQRIVSGDVPPFLRDKRILALDLSLVVAGTKYRGQFEERLKTIMRELIENPHYIIFIDELHTLVGAGSAEGSLDAANILKPALSRGEIQCIGATTPAEFRKTIEKDRSLERRFQSVKVPPPTEPETVKILEGVKDRYETFHQVRYTEDAIETAVYGSQRYIPDRFLPDKAIDIVDEAGARVKLREANLPAEILDCQRKLRRHTAAFERATAERDFERAKIFKQKEQEELDRLATLRESHNLVAEHFPVVTRDDIEEVISRWTGIPITTLKEEESAKLLRIELELHKRIISQGRAISALSRAIRRSRAGLKNPNRPVGSFLFLGPTGVGKTEVARSLAEFLFGSERALLRFDMSEYMEKHAVSKLIGSPPGYVGHEEGGQLTEKIKRNPYSVLLLDEIEKAHPDLFNILLQVLEDGTLTDSLGNTIDFKNTILIMTSNIGARFIQKRGHMGFQASARTQQATVEEGVMQAVKQTFNPEFVNRLDEIIVFEPLTDADLFEIVGLLVALLNRTLIRRKLQVQMTEDAKRWVVEQTCADRTYGARPLRRALQKYVEDPLSDALIGGSFSEASVVEVYLEGDSLGYRAVELEELGDELLVQ
- a CDS encoding ankyrin repeat domain-containing protein, whose translation is MHDAVPEVMESRWLNKPSPQSIFIPVNMKLISVVAISLALAVSEFAYSQKGMESNQRTDSSNPASGEWRLERLSGHHYSVALNSTTRSSYIESRHIFVYLEERDFRPDTLKDICNAMAVVYKKPQSLSITIYSDKEMLQRAINVYKAPVCLFDDGTPAGKEALKQFTEKVFPSKTGYYRAYFIRSEHKVDLTYSPYPDKVGTVPVYTERDAIAEQSDDEITRELVSAIEAGEIKKALSCINLGANIRNKGPKGITLLQRAAVRDQLDVIKSLLDHGTDVEEQDDTGGTALMDAAFHAGPEVVQVLLDKGADINAKSNDGCTPLRYAALQGRSNIVEMLLDHGARLEARDEDGWTALMTAIDYPSTVQLLLDRGADVNVRNNAGYTVLNARSPRWSGRDREALVAQWC